One Oncorhynchus masou masou isolate Uvic2021 unplaced genomic scaffold, UVic_Omas_1.1 unplaced_scaffold_781, whole genome shotgun sequence DNA segment encodes these proteins:
- the cdc42ep4a gene encoding cdc42 effector protein 4a has product MPILKQLVSGSSQTKQRRSRMDLTREMISAPLGDFRHTMHVGRSGDAFGDTSFLSTHSGEAPHQAEPQAHPHSPRPGLLSRTFRSSKRSQSVTRVDQRDCSLAPPGGSPTFVKNAMSLPFLNDENGDHVDGGHRVPKSLSSSPLKQLNEQDGGGGTRPSNGAAAGARSLELDERSFGELTDLPSPSRGYYGGGMKHAVSVMSFHIDLGPSMLGDILGVMEKEDDDLGYEEGKSSEGRASPTLLLGREVGGEEEGEGEEDGEEEEPEAELLQLQEEAVPVSPTSSVEPEVGEDEGAPYTPECTPEPRPKHLQHRLDTCSVSSSASGSAHLEQEKPAGQLHGGDTNSATFSAPPEEEELGKFSSFLEDEDDEIRV; this is encoded by the coding sequence ATGCCCATCCTAAAGCAGCTGGTATCTGGTTCGTCCCAGACCAAACAGCGCCGCTCCCGGATGGACCTGACCCGGGAGATGATCAGCGCTCCCCTAGGGGACTTCCGCCACACCATGCACGTGGGTCGCAGCGGGGACGCCTTCGGGGACACCTCTTTCCTCTCCACCCACTCTGGAGAGGCCCCCCACCAGGCCGAACCCCAGGCCCATCCCCACTCCCCCCGCCCGGGGCTTTTATCCAGAACCTTCCGCAGCAGCAAACGCTCCCAGTCCGTCACCAGAGTGGACCAGAGAGACTGCTCGCTAGCGCCACCCGGTGGCTCGCCCACCTTCGTGAAGAACGCCATGTCTCTCCCCTTCCTCAATGATGAAAACGGTGACCATGTTGATGGAGGACACAGGGTGCCTAAGAGCCTCTCGTCCAGCCCACTGAAACAACTGAATGAGCAGGATGGAGGTGGAGGTACCAGGCCGTCTAATGGGGCCGCTGCTGGGGCCCGATCTCTGGAGCTGGATGAGAGGAGCTTTGGGGAGCTGACTGACCTGCCAAGCCCCAGCCGTGGGTACTACGGAGGGGGGATGAAGCACGCGGTGTCGGTCATGTCGTTCCACATCGACCTGGGGCCCTCCATGTTGGGGGACATCCTGGGGGTGATGGAGAAGGAGGATGATGATCTGGGATACGAGGAGGGGAAGAGCAGTGAGGGACGGGCCTCTCCTACACTACTcctggggagggaggtgggaggagaggaggagggagaaggagaggaggatggagaagaagaggaacCGGAAGCTGAGCTACTGCAGCTGCAGGAGGAGGCGGTCCCTGTGAGTCCAACCAGCTCTGTAGAACCTGAGGTGGGAGAGGACGAGGGTGCACCCTACACCCCAGAGTGCACCCCAGAGCCCCGCCCTAAACACCTGCAGCACCGATTAGATACCTGTTCTGTGTCCAGCTCTGCCTCTGGCTCCGCCCACCTGGAGCAGGAGAAACCAGCCGGACAGCTCCACGGGGGAGATACGAACAGCGCCACTTTCAGCGCACCacctgaggaggaggagctggGAAAGTTTTCTTCCTTCTTGGAGGACGAGGATGATGAAATCCGTGTATGA